One segment of Nocardia farcinica DNA contains the following:
- a CDS encoding acetolactate synthase large subunit yields MSAPTARPGPSARRSAPSTNQQATPAAATTANRRQVPPERVTGAQSVVRSLEELGVDTVFGIPGGAILPVYDPLFDSTKVRHVLVRHEQGAGHAATGYAQATGKVGVCMATSGPGATNLVTPIADAQMDSVPIVAITGQVGRGLIGTDAFQEADISGITMPITKHNFLITDGIDIPRIIAEAFYLAASGRPGAVLVDIPKDVLQAQTTFSWPPEMRLPGYRPVTKPHGKQVREAARMILESKAPVLYVGGGVIKADASAELLELAELTGIPVVTTLMARGAFPDSHQLNMGMPGMHGTVGAVAALQKADLLITLGARFDDRVTGQLDSFAPGAKVIHADIDPAEIGKNRHADVPIVGDCREVIAELIETLKAEPTAGEAPLLNLTEWWTYLDGVRKQYPLGWTPPSDGSLSPEFVIEALGRLAGPEAIYCAGVGQHQMWAAQFIKYEKPRTWLNSGGLGTMGYAVPAAMGAKMGMPDREVWAVDGDGCFQMTNQELATCAVEGVPIKVALINNGNLGMVRQWQTLFYEERYSNTDLGTHTLRIPDFVKLAEALGCHGIRVEKEEDVEAAIREAQSINDRPVVIDFIVGKDAQVWPMVAAGTSNDEIMAARGIRPLFDEDEQAAEPAVIHEAMTHGDRAAEQNKGTEE; encoded by the coding sequence GTGAGCGCACCAACCGCACGACCCGGGCCCTCGGCCCGCAGGTCAGCGCCTTCGACGAATCAGCAGGCCACGCCTGCTGCCGCTACCACGGCGAACCGCCGCCAGGTTCCGCCCGAGCGAGTGACCGGCGCCCAGTCGGTCGTGCGCTCGCTCGAGGAGCTCGGCGTCGACACCGTCTTCGGCATTCCCGGCGGCGCGATCCTGCCCGTCTACGACCCGCTCTTCGACTCCACCAAGGTGCGTCACGTGCTGGTCCGCCACGAGCAGGGCGCAGGCCACGCCGCGACCGGCTACGCGCAGGCCACCGGCAAGGTCGGTGTGTGCATGGCCACATCCGGGCCCGGCGCGACCAACCTGGTGACCCCGATCGCCGACGCCCAGATGGACTCGGTGCCGATCGTCGCCATCACCGGGCAGGTCGGCCGCGGCCTGATCGGCACCGACGCCTTCCAGGAAGCCGACATCTCCGGCATCACCATGCCGATCACCAAGCACAACTTCCTGATCACCGACGGCATCGACATCCCGCGCATCATCGCCGAGGCGTTCTACCTGGCCGCCTCCGGCCGCCCCGGCGCGGTGCTGGTCGACATCCCCAAGGACGTGCTGCAGGCGCAGACCACCTTCAGCTGGCCGCCGGAGATGCGGCTGCCCGGCTACCGTCCGGTCACCAAGCCGCACGGCAAGCAGGTGCGCGAGGCCGCGCGGATGATCCTCGAGTCCAAGGCCCCCGTGCTCTACGTGGGCGGCGGCGTCATCAAGGCCGACGCCTCGGCCGAGCTGCTGGAGCTGGCCGAACTCACCGGCATCCCGGTGGTCACCACCCTGATGGCGCGCGGCGCGTTCCCCGACAGCCACCAGCTCAACATGGGCATGCCCGGCATGCACGGCACCGTCGGCGCGGTCGCCGCGCTGCAGAAGGCCGACCTGCTCATCACCCTCGGCGCGCGGTTCGACGACCGCGTCACCGGGCAGCTGGACTCCTTCGCACCCGGCGCCAAGGTCATCCACGCCGACATCGACCCGGCCGAGATCGGCAAGAACCGGCACGCCGACGTGCCGATCGTGGGCGACTGCCGCGAGGTGATCGCCGAGCTCATCGAGACGCTCAAGGCCGAGCCGACCGCGGGCGAGGCCCCGCTGCTGAACCTCACCGAGTGGTGGACCTACCTCGACGGCGTGCGCAAGCAGTACCCGCTGGGCTGGACCCCGCCCAGCGACGGCTCGCTCTCGCCCGAGTTCGTCATCGAGGCGCTCGGCCGCCTGGCCGGCCCCGAGGCCATCTACTGCGCGGGCGTCGGCCAGCACCAGATGTGGGCGGCCCAGTTCATCAAGTACGAGAAGCCGCGCACCTGGCTCAACTCCGGCGGCCTCGGCACCATGGGCTACGCCGTGCCCGCCGCGATGGGCGCCAAGATGGGCATGCCCGACCGCGAGGTCTGGGCGGTCGACGGCGACGGCTGCTTCCAGATGACCAACCAGGAGCTGGCCACCTGCGCGGTGGAAGGCGTGCCGATCAAGGTCGCGCTGATCAACAACGGCAACCTCGGCATGGTCCGCCAGTGGCAGACCCTGTTCTACGAGGAGCGCTACTCCAACACCGACCTGGGCACCCACACCCTGCGCATCCCCGATTTCGTCAAGCTCGCCGAAGCGCTCGGCTGCCACGGCATCCGGGTCGAGAAGGAAGAGGACGTCGAGGCCGCGATCCGCGAGGCGCAGTCCATCAACGACCGCCCCGTCGTCATCGACTTCATCGTCGGCAAGGACGCGCAGGTGTGGCCGATGGTCGCCGCGGGCACCAGCAACGACGAGATCATGGCCGCGCGCGGCATCCGGCCGCTCTTCGACGAGGACGAGCAGGCCGCCGAGCCCGCCGTCATCCACGAGGCGATGACCCACGGAGATCGCGCGGCCGAGCAGAACAAGGGGACCGAAGAATGA
- a CDS encoding DUF4259 domain-containing protein codes for MGAWGTGPFDNDGSHDAIAALRGADQAAAEAHVRQVFREVLAEEYVEVYEAQGAIGVAVLLAHLDQPLADPEISRAATDIAFTVTPELRQLAARCLRRLQGPADNEWFDLWDETGEGMGEAMVRSLDRYQDALAAH; via the coding sequence GTGGGAGCTTGGGGCACGGGCCCGTTCGACAACGACGGATCGCACGACGCGATCGCCGCGCTCCGCGGCGCCGACCAGGCCGCGGCCGAGGCGCACGTGCGCCAGGTGTTCCGCGAGGTGCTGGCCGAGGAGTACGTCGAGGTCTACGAGGCGCAGGGCGCGATCGGTGTCGCGGTCCTGCTCGCCCACCTCGATCAGCCCCTGGCTGACCCCGAGATCAGCCGCGCCGCAACGGATATCGCCTTCACGGTGACGCCGGAGCTGCGGCAGCTGGCCGCACGGTGCCTGCGCAGGCTGCAGGGCCCCGCCGACAACGAGTGGTTCGACCTGTGGGACGAGACCGGCGAGGGGATGGGCGAAGCCATGGTGCGCAGCCTCGACCGCTACCAGGACGCGCTCGCGGCGCACTGA
- a CDS encoding PQQ-dependent sugar dehydrogenase, with protein MRLVAVGRVAMCVALGSALLAGCARFDDSASSPFTPEPTFSPADPRPPDQPPSSTTRPSGPCIDPDPSVVATCLDTTGGLVGVGHGALVAERRTGRILEVVDPDTPPVEVATVSVDGSGDGGLLDIALSPTYGEDGLIYAYITTGSDNRVVRLAEGGPPKDILTGIPKGATGNRGALEWATPDRLMVLTGDAGNPGLANSPGSLAGKLLRLDSPAPGSAAPQIVAAGIGTPGDLCRDGSDNVWFTDRTAVEDRLQRMDPSGAVSVAWTWPDRPGVAGCAVAADGVAVALTYAKALAIAPTDPNTLAVTTAPTLMVQDRYGQLGGATIGPDGTVWVGTVNKAEGTPGPNDDRVVRVPPPSGGGGGGPD; from the coding sequence ATGAGATTGGTTGCCGTGGGGCGCGTGGCGATGTGTGTGGCGCTCGGGTCCGCTCTGCTGGCCGGGTGCGCGAGGTTCGACGATTCCGCGTCGAGCCCGTTCACCCCGGAGCCGACGTTCAGTCCGGCCGATCCGCGGCCGCCGGACCAGCCGCCGAGCTCGACCACCCGGCCCAGCGGCCCGTGCATCGACCCCGATCCCTCGGTGGTGGCGACCTGCCTGGACACCACCGGCGGCCTGGTCGGTGTCGGCCACGGCGCACTGGTGGCCGAACGGCGCACCGGGCGCATCCTCGAGGTCGTCGATCCGGACACCCCGCCGGTGGAGGTGGCGACGGTGAGCGTGGACGGCTCGGGCGACGGCGGCCTGCTCGACATCGCGCTCTCGCCCACCTACGGCGAGGACGGGCTGATCTACGCCTACATCACCACCGGCAGCGACAACCGGGTGGTGCGGCTGGCCGAGGGCGGCCCGCCCAAGGACATCCTCACCGGAATTCCCAAGGGCGCCACGGGCAATCGCGGCGCGCTCGAATGGGCGACGCCCGACCGGCTGATGGTGCTCACCGGCGACGCGGGCAACCCCGGCCTGGCGAATTCGCCGGGCTCGCTGGCGGGCAAGCTGCTGCGCCTGGACTCCCCCGCTCCCGGTTCCGCCGCGCCGCAGATCGTCGCCGCGGGTATCGGCACCCCGGGCGACCTGTGCCGCGACGGCAGCGACAACGTGTGGTTCACCGACCGCACCGCGGTGGAGGACCGGCTGCAGCGGATGGACCCGTCGGGCGCGGTGTCGGTGGCGTGGACCTGGCCGGACCGCCCGGGGGTCGCGGGCTGCGCGGTGGCCGCCGACGGCGTCGCGGTCGCGCTGACCTACGCCAAGGCACTGGCGATCGCACCGACCGATCCGAACACCCTCGCCGTCACCACGGCGCCGACGCTCATGGTGCAGGACCGGTACGGCCAGCTCGGGGGCGCGACGATCGGCCCGGACGGCACGGTGTGGGTCGGCACGGTGAACAAGGCCGAGGGCACCCCCGGGCCGAACGACGATCGCGTCGTGCGCGTCCCGCCGCCCTCCGGCGGCGGTGGCGGCGGTCCCGACTGA
- the ilvN gene encoding acetolactate synthase small subunit translates to MSSTHTLSVLVEDKPGVLARVASLFSRRGFNIESLAVGGTEIPDISRMTIVVTVEDLPLEQVTKQLNKLVNVIKIVEQDADASVARELILVKVRADASVRTQVIEAVQLFRAKVIDVSPDALTVEATGTRSKLDALLRMLEPYGIREIVQSGVVAVGRGPKSITATR, encoded by the coding sequence ATGAGCAGCACCCACACCCTGAGCGTCCTGGTCGAGGACAAGCCGGGCGTGCTGGCGCGGGTGGCGAGCCTGTTCTCCCGCCGCGGATTCAACATCGAATCGCTGGCGGTCGGCGGCACCGAGATCCCCGACATCTCACGGATGACCATCGTCGTCACCGTCGAGGACCTGCCGCTCGAACAGGTCACCAAACAGCTCAACAAGCTGGTGAACGTGATCAAGATCGTCGAGCAGGACGCCGACGCGTCGGTGGCCCGCGAGCTGATCCTGGTGAAGGTGCGCGCGGACGCGAGCGTGCGGACCCAGGTGATCGAGGCCGTGCAGTTGTTCCGCGCCAAGGTCATCGACGTCTCGCCCGACGCGCTCACCGTCGAGGCGACCGGCACCCGCTCCAAGCTCGACGCGCTGCTGCGCATGCTCGAGCCCTACGGGATCCGGGAGATCGTGCAGTCCGGTGTGGTCGCCGTCGGTCGCGGACCGAAGTCGATCACGGCGACTCGCTGA
- a CDS encoding Uma2 family endonuclease translates to MPASFTERPDLPEFMTWEDLEQLPDEIADQIELWDGRVVWVRRGPSEHQRFTVRIRNALERCARASMTTRPETCWQVDVETNVFLGSTGKSDFLTPDFLVFRCLDSPFQDVRAADTLMVGEVLSPSNTQSDMEAKKGRYASAGIPWYWEVTIAHDESRIAVVRSYALETGHGRLPDGVRPLRPANYLLAGEWTPHDQDGVHIDFPFPIDIPWAELAY, encoded by the coding sequence ATGCCCGCGTCCTTCACCGAGCGACCGGACCTCCCCGAATTCATGACCTGGGAGGACCTCGAGCAACTGCCTGACGAAATCGCCGATCAGATCGAGCTGTGGGACGGGCGGGTCGTCTGGGTGCGTCGTGGACCGAGCGAACACCAGCGATTCACCGTGCGCATCCGGAACGCACTCGAACGCTGCGCACGCGCGAGCATGACCACGCGCCCCGAAACCTGCTGGCAGGTGGACGTGGAGACCAACGTCTTCCTCGGCAGCACCGGTAAATCCGACTTCCTCACCCCCGACTTCCTGGTGTTCCGCTGCCTCGACTCCCCCTTTCAGGACGTGCGGGCGGCGGACACGCTCATGGTCGGTGAAGTGCTCTCGCCGTCGAACACCCAGTCCGACATGGAGGCCAAGAAAGGGCGGTACGCGAGTGCGGGTATCCCGTGGTACTGGGAGGTGACCATCGCGCACGACGAGAGCAGGATCGCCGTTGTCCGCTCCTACGCGTTGGAAACCGGGCACGGCCGCCTGCCCGATGGAGTGCGGCCGCTGCGGCCCGCCAACTATCTGCTCGCCGGCGAATGGACGCCCCACGATCAGGACGGCGTGCACATCGACTTCCCGTTTCCCATCGACATCCCCTGGGCCGAGCTCGCCTATTGA
- the ilvD gene encoding dihydroxy-acid dehydratase — MPPLRSRTTTAGRNAAGARALWRATGLTDSDFGKPIVAIANSYTQFVPGHVHLKDVGEIVAEAVRAAGGVPREFHTIAVDDGIAMGHGGMLYSLPSREIIADSVEYMVNAHTADALVCISNCDKITPGMLNAAMRLNIPTVFVSGGPMEAGKAVVVGGVAQAPTDLITAISASANNSVTDEGLSEVERSACPTCGSCSGMFTANSMNCLTEALGLALPGNGSTLATHAARRALFEKAGRVVVDIANRWYREDDASVLPRNVANAKAFRNAMALDVAMGGSTNTVLHTLAAAQEGEIDFDLETIDEISRKVPCLSKVSPNSDYHMEDVHRAGGIPAILGELRRAGLLHTDVTTVHTPTLEEWLDTWDIRSGKASAEAIELFHAAPGGVRTTEPFSTDNRWSSLDTDAAGGCIRDKEHAYTVEGGLVVLRGNIAPDGAILKTAGIDEDLFSFQGPAVVVESQEEAVSVILGKKIKPGDVLVVRYEGPAGGPGMQEMLHPTAFLKGAGLGKQCALITDGRFSGGTSGLSIGHISPEAASGGVIGLVENGDQIRIDVATRTLEVLVDDAVLAERRAKMEASERPWQPVDRDRTVTTALRAYAALATSADKGAVRRVP, encoded by the coding sequence ATGCCACCGCTTCGTTCACGCACCACCACCGCCGGACGCAATGCCGCAGGCGCACGCGCGCTCTGGCGCGCCACCGGCCTCACCGACTCCGATTTCGGCAAGCCCATCGTCGCGATCGCGAACTCCTACACCCAGTTCGTGCCCGGGCACGTGCATCTGAAGGACGTCGGGGAGATCGTGGCCGAGGCCGTGCGCGCCGCGGGTGGCGTGCCGCGTGAGTTCCACACCATCGCCGTCGACGACGGCATCGCGATGGGCCACGGCGGCATGCTGTACTCGCTGCCGTCCCGCGAGATCATCGCCGACTCGGTGGAATACATGGTCAACGCGCACACCGCCGACGCGCTGGTGTGCATCTCCAACTGCGACAAGATCACCCCCGGCATGCTCAATGCCGCCATGCGCCTGAACATCCCGACGGTCTTCGTCTCCGGCGGGCCGATGGAGGCGGGCAAGGCCGTGGTGGTGGGCGGTGTCGCGCAGGCGCCCACGGACCTGATCACCGCGATCTCGGCCAGTGCCAACAACTCCGTCACCGACGAGGGCCTGAGCGAGGTCGAGCGCAGCGCCTGCCCGACGTGTGGATCCTGCTCGGGCATGTTCACCGCGAACTCGATGAACTGCCTCACCGAGGCGCTGGGTCTCGCGCTGCCGGGCAACGGTTCCACGCTGGCCACCCACGCCGCGCGCCGCGCGCTGTTCGAGAAGGCGGGCAGGGTCGTCGTCGACATCGCCAACCGCTGGTACCGCGAGGACGACGCCTCGGTGCTGCCGCGCAACGTCGCCAACGCCAAGGCCTTCCGCAACGCGATGGCCCTCGACGTGGCGATGGGCGGGTCCACCAACACGGTGCTGCACACGCTGGCCGCCGCGCAGGAGGGCGAGATCGATTTCGATCTGGAGACCATCGACGAGATCAGCCGCAAGGTGCCGTGCCTGTCGAAGGTCTCGCCGAACTCCGACTACCACATGGAGGACGTGCACCGGGCCGGCGGCATCCCGGCCATCCTCGGCGAGCTGCGCCGGGCCGGCCTGCTGCACACCGACGTGACCACCGTGCACACCCCGACGCTCGAGGAGTGGCTCGACACCTGGGACATCCGCTCGGGCAAGGCCTCCGCGGAGGCGATCGAGCTGTTCCACGCCGCGCCCGGCGGCGTGCGCACCACCGAGCCGTTCTCCACCGACAACCGGTGGTCCTCGCTGGACACCGACGCCGCGGGCGGCTGCATCCGCGACAAGGAGCACGCCTACACCGTCGAGGGCGGCCTGGTGGTGTTGCGCGGCAACATCGCTCCGGACGGCGCGATCCTCAAGACGGCGGGCATCGACGAGGACCTGTTCTCCTTCCAGGGCCCCGCGGTGGTCGTGGAGTCGCAGGAGGAGGCCGTCTCGGTGATCCTCGGCAAGAAGATCAAGCCGGGCGACGTGCTCGTGGTCCGCTACGAGGGGCCCGCGGGCGGCCCGGGTATGCAGGAGATGCTGCACCCCACCGCGTTCCTCAAGGGCGCGGGCCTGGGCAAGCAGTGCGCGCTGATCACCGACGGCCGGTTCTCCGGCGGCACCTCGGGGCTGTCCATCGGCCACATCTCCCCGGAGGCCGCCAGCGGCGGCGTGATCGGCCTGGTCGAGAACGGCGACCAGATCCGCATCGATGTCGCCACCCGCACCCTGGAGGTGCTCGTCGACGACGCGGTGCTGGCCGAGCGGCGGGCCAAGATGGAGGCCTCCGAACGTCCCTGGCAGCCGGTCGACCGCGACCGCACGGTCACCACGGCGCTGCGCGCCTACGCGGCGCTGGCGACCTCGGCCGACAAGGGCGCCGTCCGCCGCGTGCCCTGA
- the gatB gene encoding Asp-tRNA(Asn)/Glu-tRNA(Gln) amidotransferase subunit GatB — translation MSAPTVELMDYADVVARYEPVLGMEVHVELSTATKMFCGCPTDFGAEPNTQVCPVCLGLPGSLPVVNEKAVESAIRIGLALNCSITPWGRFARKNYFYPDQPKNYQISQYDEPIATDGHLDVVLDDGSVFRVDIERAHMEEDTGKSVHVGGATGRIHGASHSLLDYNRAGVPLIEIVTKPITGAGERAPEVARAYVTALRDLLKSLGVSDVKMEQGSLRCDANVSLMPVGASEFGTRTETKNVNSLKSVEVAVRYEMRRQAAVLAAGGAIVQETRHFHESDGTTSPGRRKETAEDYRYFPEPDLEPIAPSPEWIEELRATIPEYPWLRRARIQQEWGVSDEVMRDVVNAGALDLIIATVEAGAPANEARSWWVAYLSEKAKERGVALDELPITPAQVAEVVKLVESKTVNSKVAKQVVDFVLAGEGEPAAVVEAKGLGMVSDDSALQAEVEKALAANPDIADKIRAGKVQAAGKIVGDVMKATRGQADAARVRELVLAACS, via the coding sequence GAGCTGATGGATTACGCCGATGTCGTCGCCCGGTACGAGCCGGTGCTCGGCATGGAGGTCCACGTCGAACTCTCCACCGCGACCAAGATGTTCTGCGGTTGCCCGACCGATTTCGGCGCCGAGCCGAACACCCAGGTGTGCCCGGTGTGCCTCGGCCTGCCCGGCTCGCTGCCGGTCGTCAACGAGAAGGCCGTCGAATCGGCCATCCGCATCGGCCTGGCGCTGAACTGTTCGATCACCCCGTGGGGCCGGTTCGCGCGCAAGAACTACTTCTACCCGGACCAGCCGAAGAACTACCAGATCAGCCAGTACGACGAGCCGATCGCCACCGACGGTCACCTCGATGTGGTGCTCGACGACGGCAGCGTGTTCCGGGTCGACATCGAGCGCGCGCACATGGAGGAGGACACCGGCAAGTCCGTGCACGTGGGTGGCGCCACCGGCCGCATCCACGGTGCCAGCCACTCGCTGCTGGACTACAACCGTGCCGGGGTGCCGCTGATCGAGATCGTCACCAAGCCGATCACCGGGGCGGGGGAGCGGGCGCCCGAGGTGGCCCGCGCCTACGTCACCGCGCTGCGTGATCTGCTCAAGTCGCTGGGCGTGTCGGATGTGAAGATGGAGCAGGGCTCGCTGCGCTGCGACGCCAACGTCTCGCTGATGCCGGTCGGCGCGAGCGAGTTCGGCACCCGCACCGAGACCAAGAACGTCAACTCCCTCAAGAGCGTCGAGGTCGCCGTGCGCTACGAGATGCGCCGCCAGGCCGCCGTACTGGCCGCGGGCGGCGCCATCGTGCAGGAGACCAGGCACTTCCACGAGTCCGACGGCACCACCTCGCCCGGCCGCCGCAAGGAGACCGCCGAGGACTACCGCTACTTCCCCGAGCCCGACCTCGAGCCGATCGCCCCGTCCCCGGAGTGGATCGAGGAACTGCGCGCGACCATTCCCGAGTACCCGTGGCTGCGTCGGGCCCGCATCCAGCAGGAGTGGGGGGTCTCCGACGAGGTCATGCGCGACGTCGTCAACGCGGGCGCGCTGGATCTCATCATCGCCACCGTCGAGGCCGGCGCACCGGCGAACGAGGCCCGCTCCTGGTGGGTCGCCTACCTCAGCGAGAAGGCCAAGGAACGCGGCGTCGCGCTCGACGAGCTGCCCATCACCCCGGCCCAGGTCGCCGAGGTGGTGAAGTTGGTCGAGTCCAAGACGGTCAACAGCAAGGTCGCCAAGCAGGTCGTCGACTTCGTGCTGGCGGGCGAGGGGGAACCGGCCGCCGTCGTCGAGGCCAAGGGTCTGGGCATGGTCAGCGACGACAGCGCGCTGCAGGCCGAGGTGGAGAAGGCGCTGGCCGCCAACCCCGACATCGCCGACAAGATCCGCGCCGGGAAGGTGCAGGCCGCGGGCAAGATCGTCGGTGACGTCATGAAGGCGACCCGCGGCCAGGCCGACGCCGCCCGGGTGCGCGAGCTCGTGCTCGCCGCCTGCTCCTGA
- a CDS encoding PH domain-containing protein: MSSPHQSVPPGKSSHTAATGSSTGSSSGAVAERAVIRITPLAYLGVVVLALCVFLFFVGWPAGLWWLLLIPVAVAVWVARTRTVVTGDGLELRTVFGSRRLDWAQIKGVSIPKRGFARAHLADDSTVALPAVSYDQLRKLIAASRGRLPDVFGAAAQAERASEDAEAASATDDAPGTDSPRTGTGSGDTGGDDTGGDDTGKSDTGKV; this comes from the coding sequence GTGTCATCACCGCATCAGTCCGTGCCACCGGGTAAATCGTCCCACACCGCCGCGACCGGATCGTCGACGGGTAGCTCGTCGGGTGCCGTCGCCGAACGGGCCGTCATCCGCATCACGCCGCTCGCCTACCTCGGCGTGGTGGTGCTGGCGCTGTGCGTGTTCCTCTTCTTCGTCGGCTGGCCCGCCGGGCTGTGGTGGCTGCTGCTGATCCCGGTGGCCGTCGCCGTGTGGGTCGCCAGGACCAGGACCGTGGTGACCGGGGACGGGCTCGAGCTGCGGACCGTGTTCGGGTCGCGGCGCCTGGACTGGGCGCAGATCAAGGGCGTGAGCATCCCCAAACGTGGCTTCGCGCGGGCGCACCTCGCCGACGACTCGACCGTGGCGTTGCCCGCGGTGAGCTACGACCAGTTGCGCAAGCTCATCGCCGCGTCGCGGGGACGGCTGCCCGACGTGTTCGGCGCCGCGGCGCAGGCCGAGCGGGCGAGCGAGGACGCCGAGGCGGCGAGCGCGACCGACGACGCGCCCGGCACCGATTCCCCGCGCACCGGCACCGGCAGCGGCGACACCGGCGGCGACGACACCGGCGGCGACGACACCGGCAAGAGCGACACCGGCAAGGTCTGA
- a CDS encoding DoxX family protein, whose protein sequence is MSEKPNETSAGTPADAEPAVSKTGRGVTSPMDSPTEQFPAMKLSERDVPRTDEELGLDPDVPTTGERAAVADTAATPAADRAEDPADDTETAAYAYASIPPAANAPGEPSKAARRRNAENRRGTLDLGLLVLRLVVGAIFLYHGLQKLTGWFHGPGLDGTRDMMADGGWDHPTLSTILLVVGEVGGGALLVLGLATPLAAGAVLAVILNAWAWKQGMIPGFQFSAAVPTGVEIDSILAGAATAIILTGPGRWALDRTRGWATRPSFGSFAALVAAVVAAGLTFWYLHGGNPLTGIGPFG, encoded by the coding sequence GTGAGCGAGAAGCCGAACGAGACGTCCGCCGGAACGCCCGCGGACGCGGAGCCCGCGGTGTCGAAGACCGGTCGCGGGGTGACCAGCCCGATGGATTCCCCCACCGAGCAGTTCCCCGCGATGAAGCTGTCCGAGCGGGACGTGCCGCGCACCGACGAGGAACTCGGTCTCGATCCGGACGTGCCCACCACCGGCGAGCGCGCCGCCGTCGCCGACACCGCGGCGACCCCGGCGGCCGACCGCGCCGAGGATCCCGCCGACGACACCGAGACGGCCGCCTACGCCTACGCCAGCATCCCGCCCGCCGCCAACGCGCCCGGCGAGCCGAGCAAGGCCGCCCGGCGGCGCAACGCCGAGAACCGCCGCGGCACACTCGATCTCGGGCTGTTGGTGCTGCGGTTGGTGGTCGGCGCGATCTTCCTCTACCACGGCCTGCAGAAGCTCACCGGCTGGTTCCACGGCCCCGGACTGGACGGCACCAGGGACATGATGGCCGACGGCGGCTGGGACCACCCGACGCTGTCGACCATCCTGCTCGTCGTCGGCGAGGTCGGCGGTGGCGCGCTGCTGGTGCTCGGCCTGGCCACCCCGCTGGCCGCCGGCGCGGTGCTGGCGGTGATCCTCAACGCGTGGGCGTGGAAGCAGGGCATGATCCCCGGCTTCCAGTTCAGTGCCGCGGTGCCGACCGGCGTCGAGATCGACAGCATCCTCGCCGGCGCGGCCACCGCCATCATCCTCACCGGACCGGGTCGTTGGGCGCTGGACCGCACTCGCGGCTGGGCCACCCGCCCGTCCTTCGGCTCCTTCGCGGCACTGGTCGCCGCCGTGGTCGCCGCCGGGCTCACCTTCTGGTACCTGCACGGCGGCAACCCGCTCACCGGCATCGGCCCGTTCGGCTGA
- the ilvC gene encoding ketol-acid reductoisomerase: MFYDDDADLSIIQGRKVAVIGYGSQGHAHSLSLRDSGVEVRVGLAEGSKSRPKAEEAGLTVGTPAEVSAWADVIMLLAPDTAQASIFTNDIEPNLKDGDALFFGHGLNIHFGLIKPPANVTIGMVAPKGPGHLVRRQFVDGKGVPALIAIDQDPKGEGQALALSYAKGIGGTRAGVIKTTFKEETETDLFGEQAVLCGGTEELVKTGFEVMVEAGYAPEMAYFEVLHELKLIVDLMYEGGIARMNYSVSDTAEFGGYLSGPRVIDAGTKERMKEILKDIQDGTFVKRLVANVEGGNKELEGLRKQNAEHPIEVTGAKLRGLMSWVDRPITETA, encoded by the coding sequence ATGTTCTATGACGACGACGCCGATCTGTCGATCATCCAGGGCCGTAAGGTCGCGGTGATCGGTTACGGCAGCCAGGGGCACGCGCACTCGCTGAGCCTGCGCGACTCCGGTGTCGAGGTCCGGGTCGGTCTGGCCGAGGGCTCGAAGTCGCGTCCGAAGGCCGAGGAGGCCGGGCTGACCGTCGGCACTCCGGCCGAGGTCTCGGCGTGGGCCGATGTGATCATGCTGCTGGCGCCCGACACCGCGCAGGCGTCGATCTTCACCAACGACATCGAGCCGAACCTGAAGGACGGCGACGCGCTGTTCTTCGGCCACGGCCTCAACATCCACTTCGGCCTGATCAAGCCTCCGGCGAATGTCACCATCGGCATGGTCGCCCCGAAGGGCCCTGGCCACCTGGTGCGTCGTCAGTTCGTCGACGGCAAGGGCGTGCCCGCCCTGATCGCGATCGACCAGGACCCCAAGGGTGAGGGCCAGGCGCTGGCGCTGTCCTACGCCAAGGGCATCGGCGGCACCCGCGCGGGTGTCATCAAGACCACCTTCAAGGAAGAGACCGAGACCGACCTGTTCGGTGAGCAGGCCGTGCTGTGCGGTGGCACCGAGGAACTGGTCAAGACCGGTTTCGAGGTCATGGTCGAGGCCGGCTACGCCCCGGAGATGGCCTACTTCGAGGTGCTGCACGAGCTCAAGCTGATCGTGGACCTGATGTACGAGGGCGGCATCGCCCGGATGAACTACTCGGTCTCCGACACCGCCGAATTCGGTGGCTACCTGTCGGGCCCGCGCGTCATCGACGCCGGCACCAAGGAGCGGATGAAGGAGATCCTGAAGGACATCCAGGACGGCACCTTCGTCAAGCGTCTGGTCGCCAACGTCGAGGGCGGCAACAAGGAGCTCGAGGGTCTGCGCAAGCAGAACGCCGAGCACCCGATCGAGGTCACCGGCGCCAAGCTGCGCGGTCTGATGAGCTGGGTCGACCGGCCCATCACCGAAACCGCCTGA